In Armatimonadota bacterium, the genomic stretch TCATGCTTTTCTCGCAAGACGGTCAGTGTTTCAAGCAGGTCAGAAGGCGCGACGCAGAAATAGGTCCCGGCGTGCTTTTCAGCGATTTTCAACAATCGCTCGCCCAGAAGAGACTGGAGTGTTTCGGTTTCCGCAACCATTACGCCGCCTCCTGGAACTCTTTAGGATCGGCTTCGGGCTCGTCCCAATCGATTGCTTTCACCTTTAAAATATACGCATAAGCCAGAACCCAAGTCGCCATGAACGCCAGGAACTCGAAGAACGTGAACTTAATGAACTCGGCCGTTCCGCCCTTGTAAACAGTCATCCAAGCCCAAAGGAAGACCACTTCAATATCGAACAAGATGAAGATGATCGCAACGAGATAAAACTTGATCGGGAATCGCTCGCGAGCGTCACCGACGGGAGCAACACCGCACTCGTACGGAGCATTTTTATAAGAGGTGTTTCGCTTTGGTCCCAGAAGCCAACTGATGGTGGCAAAGACCGCGCAGAGAAATGCTGCGAGTCCCATGAGCGCGAGGATGCCGATGTACGATCCCATCACCTAAAAGCATACCTTTGGCAGTTAAAATTGGGCGATAATCGAAGCAATGGAATTTGGACCGTTGCTTGGTAAAGTTGCAAACCGGGAGCACCTCTCGCTCGCCGAGGCCTCCTCCTTGATGAAGAGCCTCATCAAAGATGCGACTCCGGTGCAAATTGGCGCGACGTTGACCGCGCTCCAGATGAAAGGAGTTACTAACGACGAAATTGCGGGCTTCGCTCGAACTCTTAGGGCAGACTGCGTTTCAGTCGTTTCCCCGGTCAAGAACCATATTGATACATGCGGAACAGGCGGCGGAGTCTCCTCGTTCAACGTTTCGACTGCAGCGGCGATTATCGCCGCTGGCGCCGGGGCGACGGTTGCTAAGCACGGCAACCGAGCGATCACCGGTCGTTGTGGTTCAGCAGATGTTCTGGAAGCGATCGGAGTTCCACTCTGCGAGACGCCGGAAGATGCTTCTCGGCGGCTCAATGAACTCGGGTTTGCCTTTTTGTTTGCGCCAAAATTCCATCCTTCAGGAGCCAAGATGGCTCCGATTCGGAAGGAGCTTCCTTTCCGAACAGTGTTCAATGTTCTCGGGCCTCTTTTGAATCCAGCTGGTGCACGTCGCCAGATCGTTGGAGTTTGGGAGCCGGGGCTGCTTTCGATGGTGGCCGAAGCACTCGTTCGCCTTGATACCGAGTTTGCGATTGTCGTGCACGGCGAGCCGGGGATGGACGAGATCTCTCCAATCTCGGTGACTCAGGTTCGGGTCGTTGAGAACGGGGAAGTGAGAAGGGAAGAGTGGACGCCGGCGACTTTCGGGGCGAAGCCGGTTGATCTCTCGGCTCTGCTTTCGGGAGAGACTCCATTGGATAACGGGCAGCTATTGGAAGAGGCGGTCACCCAGGTTTCTTCTCAGAAGTGTTTGGCGGTTTTGCCGAGCGCGGCGGTTGCGGTTCGGCTGGCCGGACTGGCCGATGACTGGAAGGGGGCATACGAACTGGCTCTGGAGACGGTTCGGAGCGGGGCCTCTGCGAGCAAGCTTGAGCGGCTGAAGGCGGACGCTTGACGATCCTGGAGAAGATTTTTGCCACCAAGCGCGAAGAAGTTGCACTGGCTCGGCAGGTGATTTCGGTTGAGGAACTTAGGGAACGAGCACTGCGCTTTGAGCCTCGCGGTTTCCGCGCAGCGTTGATGGCGGCACCCAAGCCGGCTCTAATCGCGGAGGTGAAAAAGGGCTCTCCTTCGATGGGCGAAATTCGAGCGGACTTTGATCCGGTTGCAATTGCTCAAAGCTATGAACGGGCTGGGGCGACTTGTCTGTCGGTTCTGACGGATGTTCAGTATTTTCAGGGTTCGCCGACCTATCTGCGTGAGGTTCGGACAGCGGTGTCGTTGCCGTTGCTTCGGAAAGATTTTGTGTTTGACACTTATCAGTTAGATGAGGCACGGGCTTGGGGGGCGGATTGTGTTCTCCTAATTGTCGCTGGCTTGGAGCGGGGGCTGTTGACTGATCTCTATCATGAGGCGAAGCATCGGTTGTTGGATGTTTTGGTCGAGGTGCACGATGAAGCGGAGACGGAGTTTGCGGTTGAGTTGGGGGCGGACATGATTGGAATTAACAACCGTGACCTTCGGACGTTCAAGACAGATCTTTCGACGACTTCGCGGCTGATTCAGTTGATTCCGGATGGGGTTCTGAAAGTTTCGGAGTCGGCTCTGGAGAGTGCGGAAGACGTTCGGGCGGTGCATGGGATGGGGGCGGATGCGGTTTTGATCGGGACGGCGTTTTGTGCTTCCTCGGACATTGAAGGGAAAGTTCGCGAGGTTATAGGTCGGTGACGCGGGTTAAGATCTGCGGGCTGACCAACGAGCGGGACGCTCGGATGGCGATTGAGTTTGGAGCAGACGCGGTCGGGTTTGTGCATGAGCCTTCGTCGCCTCGGTGCGTCACGGAGACCGATACGGCTTGGTTGCAGAAGCTGCCGCCGGTTCCGATCAAGGTTGCGGTTTTCGGGCGAGTGACGGGGGTGGCATTTCGGGGCTTGTTCGATTTGGTTCAGGGAGCAGAGTGGGAGGAGTATCCGGAGCCTTCGACGAAGCGGATTCATACTTTGCGGGTTCGGGTGGGGCAGAAGCCAGCGGACTATGTTCAGCAGACGGTGAACGCCTCGGCGTTGTTGTTGGATGCATACAAAGATGGTGTTTACGGCGGGACGGGTCTGGTTTTGGACTGGGGTTTTGCCGCAGAGTTCGTGGCTCTGGCCGATCGTCCAGTGATTTTGGCGGGCGGGTTGACGCCAGATAATGTTGCAGACGCGGTGCGTCGGGTGCGGCCGTTTATGGTCGATGTTTCTTCGGGGGTTGAAGAAGCGGTCGGGCGGAAGGACTTGGGCGCCGTTCGGGCATTTATCGATGCGGCTCGACTGGCTTGAGCCTCTTCGAGAGAGAACTGCGACGCATTTTGCTGGTGACATTAAGTTCAAATGGCTTCTCGCTTTTCGATTTTGGTGGGGACAAGTGGGGACAGGAATTTGGCTTTCGGTCATCGGCTATAGGCCATCTGGAGGAGAGAAGTGCGACGCATTTGGTTGGGTAGTCAGGTTCAACGGGTTTCGATTTTCGGATTCTTTGTGGGTAGGGGTGGGTAGGCGGTTATGAGTCTTGAGTCTTGAGTTTTCTCGATGGGATCGCTTGCGGACGAGAATCTTGCTCATCACCTACTAGGCGACTTTGGAGGGGAAAAGTCAACCAGGTGTGGATTAGATTGGGGCAATTATTGGCTTGAGGGAGAGGATGTGGGTGCATTCTGGGAAGCTAAATCGGACCTGATGGGAAGGGTTTTGCTGAGGCATGACAGGAGCAAGCGGTCGTAACGACCGGGACTTCTTGCGAAGTCTTGGAATGCTCTTCGAGCGCGATGCGAGTTATTCTTGCGCTATCGGGATTTCGACGTTTCTTGAGAAAGGTGGTCTGCTTGGGACGGCGCGGTGGATTGCGGGGCACGCGGACAGTAGGAGGACGAAGGGGTATGACCGAAGAGCGACCAAGCTGGAACTGAGCGAGATTGC encodes the following:
- a CDS encoding NADH-quinone oxidoreductase subunit A, which translates into the protein MGSYIGILALMGLAAFLCAVFATISWLLGPKRNTSYKNAPYECGVAPVGDARERFPIKFYLVAIIFILFDIEVVFLWAWMTVYKGGTAEFIKFTFFEFLAFMATWVLAYAYILKVKAIDWDEPEADPKEFQEAA
- a CDS encoding phosphoribosylanthranilate isomerase — translated: MTRVKICGLTNERDARMAIEFGADAVGFVHEPSSPRCVTETDTAWLQKLPPVPIKVAVFGRVTGVAFRGLFDLVQGAEWEEYPEPSTKRIHTLRVRVGQKPADYVQQTVNASALLLDAYKDGVYGGTGLVLDWGFAAEFVALADRPVILAGGLTPDNVADAVRRVRPFMVDVSSGVEEAVGRKDLGAVRAFIDAARLA
- the trpC gene encoding indole-3-glycerol phosphate synthase TrpC, translating into MTILEKIFATKREEVALARQVISVEELRERALRFEPRGFRAALMAAPKPALIAEVKKGSPSMGEIRADFDPVAIAQSYERAGATCLSVLTDVQYFQGSPTYLREVRTAVSLPLLRKDFVFDTYQLDEARAWGADCVLLIVAGLERGLLTDLYHEAKHRLLDVLVEVHDEAETEFAVELGADMIGINNRDLRTFKTDLSTTSRLIQLIPDGVLKVSESALESAEDVRAVHGMGADAVLIGTAFCASSDIEGKVREVIGR
- the trpD gene encoding anthranilate phosphoribosyltransferase; translated protein: MEFGPLLGKVANREHLSLAEASSLMKSLIKDATPVQIGATLTALQMKGVTNDEIAGFARTLRADCVSVVSPVKNHIDTCGTGGGVSSFNVSTAAAIIAAGAGATVAKHGNRAITGRCGSADVLEAIGVPLCETPEDASRRLNELGFAFLFAPKFHPSGAKMAPIRKELPFRTVFNVLGPLLNPAGARRQIVGVWEPGLLSMVAEALVRLDTEFAIVVHGEPGMDEISPISVTQVRVVENGEVRREEWTPATFGAKPVDLSALLSGETPLDNGQLLEEAVTQVSSQKCLAVLPSAAVAVRLAGLADDWKGAYELALETVRSGASASKLERLKADA